Proteins encoded by one window of Candidatus Bathyarchaeota archaeon:
- a CDS encoding alanine--glyoxylate aminotransferase family protein translates to MRTYGELRPPSRLLLGAGPSNVDPCVLKALSLPIVDHLDPFFMRVMDETVELLRYCFRTRNYITFPISGTGSAGMESAICNTVQRGDDVVVCVNGFFGERMAEMVRRCGGNPILVEADWGEAVSKEAVESALSESDAKVVTIVHAETSTGVLQPIKEISKVAHEYGALLLVDAVTSLGGCELDVDGFGIDICYAASQKCLGCPPGLAPITANELVMERIRGRESKVQSWYLDLSTIEEYWVKNNRAYHHTAPILLVYALREALRLLYEEGLEVRWERHRRSWSLLVEGLEDLGLEFHADERYRCPVITSVKVPKGVSDENVRRTLREEFNITISGGLGKLKGKIWRIGLMGVNANEETVQILLRALREALKKEGFHAGQ, encoded by the coding sequence ATGAGGACTTATGGTGAGCTGAGGCCGCCTAGCAGGCTTCTCTTGGGCGCTGGGCCGAGCAATGTTGACCCCTGTGTCCTGAAGGCTTTGTCCTTGCCGATCGTTGATCATCTTGATCCATTCTTCATGAGGGTGATGGACGAGACTGTTGAATTGCTTAGGTACTGCTTCCGCACTAGAAACTATATTACCTTTCCGATCTCCGGGACGGGTTCAGCTGGAATGGAGAGCGCTATATGCAACACTGTCCAACGCGGCGACGATGTGGTTGTATGCGTGAACGGGTTCTTCGGCGAGAGGATGGCGGAGATGGTGAGGAGATGCGGCGGCAACCCTATCCTGGTCGAGGCGGATTGGGGGGAGGCTGTGAGTAAAGAGGCTGTTGAATCTGCACTGTCCGAGTCCGATGCGAAAGTTGTCACTATCGTTCACGCTGAGACTTCAACCGGGGTTCTCCAACCGATAAAGGAGATCTCAAAGGTTGCACATGAGTACGGTGCGCTTCTACTCGTCGACGCTGTGACGTCGCTAGGCGGATGCGAGCTCGACGTAGACGGGTTCGGGATAGACATTTGCTATGCCGCCTCTCAGAAGTGTTTGGGTTGCCCTCCCGGACTGGCCCCCATCACCGCTAATGAACTGGTGATGGAGAGGATTAGGGGTAGGGAGAGTAAGGTTCAGAGCTGGTACCTTGACCTCTCAACCATCGAGGAATACTGGGTTAAGAATAATAGGGCGTATCATCACACCGCGCCGATTCTCCTAGTTTATGCTCTAAGAGAGGCTTTGAGGCTCCTCTATGAGGAGGGACTGGAGGTTAGGTGGGAGCGGCATAGGAGGAGCTGGAGCCTCCTGGTTGAGGGGCTTGAGGATCTTGGACTTGAGTTCCACGCTGATGAGAGGTATAGGTGTCCAGTGATAACGTCGGTTAAGGTGCCAAAGGGGGTTTCCGACGAAAATGTCCGCAGAACTCTCCGCGAGGAGTTCAACATAACGATAAGCGGAGGCCTTGGGAAACTTAAAGGCAAGATTTGGCGGATAGGCTTGATGGGTGTAAACGCGAATGAGGAGACTGTACAGATACTGTTGAGGGCTCTGAGGGAGGCCTTGAAGAAGGAGGGGTTCCACGCCGGACAATAG
- a CDS encoding tyrosine-type recombinase/integrase, with the protein MGTIPRDRERVFSRYKDLDSIAGTFGRHRKRLAHKLSNPRLLKISFHTLRHWKATMEYAKTRDILHVMKTLGHKSLKNTLIYTQLTKNENEDDFVCKVAKTPKEIADLIEAGFEYVCEQDGLKFFRKRE; encoded by the coding sequence CTGGGAACGATTCCAAGAGACCGTGAAAGAGTCTTCAGCCGCTATAAGGATTTGGACAGTATAGCAGGCACATTCGGGAGGCATAGGAAACGATTAGCACATAAACTTTCAAACCCAAGGCTTCTGAAGATTAGCTTCCACACGCTACGGCATTGGAAAGCCACTATGGAATACGCTAAGACCAGAGACATTCTACACGTGATGAAAACGCTTGGACATAAAAGCCTAAAAAACACATTAATCTATACACAACTGACGAAAAATGAGAACGAGGATGATTTCGTCTGCAAAGTGGCAAAGACGCCTAAAGAAATAGCTGATTTAATAGAGGCTGGATTTGAATACGTCTGCGAGCAAGACGGCCTCAAATTCTTCCGGAAAAGAGAATGA
- a CDS encoding ABC transporter ATP-binding protein, with the protein MDKFAVVMENVVKRFEDVVAVDGVSLKVFRGELFGLLGPNGAGKTTTVNMLCGLLKPTSGFVSVGGYDVQRENAEVKELIGVCPQETAVYPYLTGVENVELFGNLYALDKEMLRSRREMLLERLGLIQDVHRKVEKYSGGMKRRLSIILALIHNPQIIFLDEPTVGMDPQSRRAVWDFMRELKREGKTIFLTTHYMEEAESLCDRVGIIDRGRLIALDTPKNLISKHDVGNLEEVFIKLTGRRIREEI; encoded by the coding sequence ATGGATAAGTTCGCCGTGGTAATGGAGAATGTTGTCAAGCGTTTTGAAGATGTTGTCGCTGTGGATGGTGTAAGTCTTAAGGTTTTTCGGGGTGAACTTTTCGGCTTACTCGGCCCTAATGGGGCTGGAAAAACCACGACTGTGAATATGCTTTGCGGCCTTTTAAAGCCTACAAGCGGCTTCGTTTCGGTGGGCGGCTATGACGTGCAGAGGGAAAATGCCGAAGTTAAAGAGCTTATAGGCGTTTGCCCTCAAGAGACTGCCGTTTACCCATATTTGACTGGTGTGGAGAATGTGGAGCTTTTTGGAAACCTATACGCCTTAGACAAGGAAATGCTTAGAAGTAGACGGGAGATGCTTCTTGAAAGATTAGGGTTAATTCAAGACGTCCATAGAAAGGTTGAAAAATACAGCGGCGGAATGAAAAGGCGGCTGAGCATTATTCTGGCTTTAATCCACAATCCCCAAATCATATTCTTAGACGAACCCACCGTGGGCATGGACCCCCAATCTCGCCGCGCCGTCTGGGATTTCATGCGGGAACTGAAAAGGGAAGGCAAAACCATTTTCCTAACAACTCACTACATGGAGGAGGCGGAATCCCTCTGCGACCGTGTAGGCATAATTGACCGTGGAAGGCTTATAGCCCTTGATACGCCGAAAAACCTGATTTCCAAGCACGATGTTGGCAACCTCGAAGAAGTTTTCATAAAATTGACTGGGCGAAGGATAAGGGAGGAAATCTAA
- a CDS encoding ABC transporter permease: MNFQRINALIKKELKKTFREPAVLFMIFLFPLVFVLTFGAAFGGLGSSQPTYNIGAVNMDSGGLSQKFIEALSNTPLLQMHIYADNQTAQDDLSQGKIQAAIIIPADFSQSLASYYAAPNNPSGWVNTTILLYLDKGSVVATQAVPPIVQNVLATFLGQQAAPSPVNVQIASLIEAKGVSAFEFMAPGMFTFASIFLIMMVAQSFTQDRENGMLKRIRTTPITPAEFMTSQTLSYMLIALIQAVLVFAATYLMGFRPAVSFYAYLLAFIFVLLFSLSNVGFGLITATVSKTSGAATGISFLFVLPQLFLGTFVGASLSSNAQTLSRFVPSYYVTDALTSLFLRGASTTSPTIILDLVTVTLSCVAILAIGIILYAKHFKI, translated from the coding sequence ATGAATTTTCAAAGAATAAACGCCCTAATAAAAAAGGAATTGAAGAAAACCTTTCGGGAACCAGCCGTCCTATTCATGATTTTCCTATTCCCATTAGTTTTCGTCTTAACTTTCGGAGCGGCTTTCGGCGGTTTAGGCAGCTCCCAGCCAACCTACAACATTGGCGCCGTCAACATGGATTCCGGCGGCCTATCGCAAAAATTCATTGAAGCATTGTCAAACACCCCGCTTTTGCAAATGCACATTTACGCTGACAACCAGACAGCCCAAGACGACCTGTCTCAAGGGAAAATTCAAGCCGCCATAATCATTCCAGCCGATTTCAGCCAAAGCCTCGCCTCCTATTACGCTGCGCCAAACAATCCAAGTGGCTGGGTGAACACCACGATTTTACTCTATTTGGATAAGGGTTCAGTTGTTGCCACGCAGGCGGTGCCGCCCATAGTCCAAAACGTTTTAGCCACGTTTCTAGGTCAGCAGGCGGCTCCAAGCCCCGTCAACGTGCAAATTGCCTCCCTAATTGAGGCTAAGGGGGTTTCAGCCTTCGAGTTTATGGCGCCCGGCATGTTCACTTTCGCCTCAATATTTCTCATAATGATGGTTGCCCAGTCCTTCACACAAGACCGCGAAAACGGCATGCTGAAAAGGATTAGGACAACGCCTATAACGCCAGCCGAGTTTATGACCAGCCAAACATTGTCCTATATGCTTATAGCCCTAATCCAGGCAGTGCTGGTTTTTGCTGCAACCTATCTGATGGGCTTTAGGCCAGCCGTCAGCTTTTACGCCTACCTTCTCGCATTCATCTTCGTTCTACTTTTCTCATTGTCTAACGTGGGCTTCGGCCTAATCACGGCGACCGTTTCAAAAACGTCCGGAGCAGCTACTGGAATATCCTTCCTCTTCGTGCTTCCTCAACTTTTCCTCGGAACCTTTGTTGGCGCCTCGCTTTCGTCTAATGCGCAAACTCTCAGTCGATTCGTGCCAAGCTATTACGTCACAGACGCCTTAACATCCCTTTTCCTCAGAGGCGCCTCCACCACAAGCCCAACAATAATCTTAGACCTGGTAACGGTAACACTATCATGCGTTGCCATCTTAGCCATAGGCATAATTCTCTATGCAAAACACTTCAAAATATAG
- a CDS encoding PadR family transcriptional regulator, whose translation MFEVSRPSRRWLRYVASVPRGFLRYQVLRLLKEKPMSGSEIMEEIERQTEGRWKPGPGSVYPLLAWLQDKGYTRKLHEEGDGIKRYILTEKGEEFLREQMKLREILQERMDFLAPLIFVGFWPEHLQELREPVRRLIRSLLVLRRTLQENPDRQSVQEIKDFLNVASEEIERLSKKVGQK comes from the coding sequence TTGTTTGAGGTTTCAAGACCTTCAAGGCGTTGGTTAAGATACGTGGCCAGTGTTCCAAGAGGTTTCTTGCGATATCAAGTTCTAAGGTTGTTGAAGGAGAAGCCGATGTCGGGTTCCGAGATAATGGAGGAGATTGAGAGGCAGACTGAGGGAAGATGGAAACCTGGTCCAGGTTCAGTCTACCCGCTTCTTGCATGGCTCCAAGATAAAGGCTACACGAGAAAATTGCATGAAGAAGGGGATGGAATCAAGAGGTATATACTCACTGAGAAGGGTGAAGAATTCCTGAGGGAACAGATGAAGCTTAGAGAAATTTTGCAGGAAAGGATGGATTTTTTGGCGCCATTGATATTCGTAGGATTCTGGCCTGAACACCTGCAGGAGCTCAGAGAACCTGTTAGAAGACTTATTCGATCACTACTCGTTCTCAGGCGGACGCTGCAAGAAAACCCTGATAGACAATCAGTACAGGAGATCAAGGATTTCCTGAACGTGGCATCCGAAGAGATTGAGAGATTAAGTAAGAAGGTCGGTCAAAAATAG
- a CDS encoding FtsX-like permease family protein codes for MITYATKRVSRSWNLFIALLLSVILASSFFAGINISIDLIGLKSLQQQLEQVYADVVVTPSTVPVFSPQNTTLLKYLLSNIDGVESVDVISRVNSVQAMPITLYMPDGSNMTLRFFVDSLVGISKGSRIYKDIVSEMSIEPEENEAFIESLSVIATRIKAGDTLKISIPIIVGSGSGARLHRIERSLKVIGFVNMDDSSYLMTLGVYTMPVLSLLQPSAVRRVTHNFIIIDWEKTLARILDEINSYTPSFSPIVTNVLINIDRNNLLNPWDIEVSKTNIDRVVSIITNTIRTNYGAVGLNVSNNIGNVFRIYEGFSTLMTLQGVILSLPVFFIAWYVGLTASSVSFNLRRREIGLLLAKGFTNRQLLKIFLMEAIIVGIIGAVAGLFLGEILSPIFSMNQFIDLLIIGPDTVLLVVFFSVAIAFLAVLQPAKKAANLKLVETLREYLSLEEPKSPRKIWIWLALSLGTYKIIMLLLGSSLDDLLSAASGILSIGRAGFLINLLLRIIRFIDSLLLYLGPILFFWGFTKIFVAQSLKFQKLLARVSSPIIKDLSLLAEKNIHRNAARIASATFLMAIILGYAVSTVGQIETQTDYTSRLIYQTIGSDINIIPDSIENISSIRNALLTNVPGIAAVAVEYRGFTGQTVLGADFSSTQLSAINPEEWLKAAYYEDEWFVGGPAEQIFKDLSNETIILEGRFSDYVKIGDIVSITIGNRAFNLKVIGFYGPSSAIISSLPQAQQLRLNLVLHSYISDSLFAQVKGSVSSTARILVKLQPGQDGETIAQKINELSGVEWVNTAAEQIRLRAENVLLSGSLNISRLGVLFATLAASIAITLVTSVTLLEKRKEITLLMVKGLSAKQVILMLIAENLGALLVASAIGTFVGYLVHRGNVASTRTVTGLVASRVVFSANALASLIGIYGLLTASVAIPIIIMVKIRASRLIWRT; via the coding sequence ATGATAACCTATGCTACCAAGCGTGTCTCCCGCTCTTGGAATCTGTTCATAGCCCTATTGCTCAGCGTGATACTCGCCTCATCTTTCTTCGCAGGCATAAACATAAGCATAGACCTCATCGGCTTAAAAAGTCTCCAGCAGCAACTTGAGCAAGTATATGCGGACGTGGTTGTCACCCCCTCCACCGTTCCCGTATTCTCTCCACAAAACACTACGTTGCTCAAGTATCTTCTATCAAATATTGATGGAGTTGAAAGTGTTGATGTAATCTCCAGAGTCAATTCTGTACAAGCGATGCCAATCACTTTGTATATGCCAGACGGATCAAATATGACGCTTAGGTTTTTTGTTGACAGCTTAGTGGGCATCTCAAAAGGCTCCCGCATCTACAAGGACATAGTCTCCGAGATGAGTATTGAACCGGAAGAGAATGAAGCCTTCATCGAATCTCTATCTGTTATAGCGACCAGGATAAAAGCTGGTGACACATTGAAGATAAGCATACCTATAATTGTCGGGTCGGGTTCAGGTGCACGATTGCACCGTATCGAAAGAAGCCTAAAGGTGATAGGCTTTGTGAACATGGACGACTCCTCCTACTTAATGACCTTAGGCGTCTACACTATGCCAGTTCTCTCCCTTCTTCAGCCATCAGCAGTTCGTAGAGTTACACATAATTTCATAATAATCGATTGGGAAAAAACCCTTGCAAGAATCCTAGATGAAATTAACTCTTACACACCGTCTTTCTCTCCTATTGTAACAAATGTTCTCATAAACATTGATAGAAATAATCTCCTGAATCCTTGGGACATCGAGGTCTCAAAGACGAATATAGATCGAGTTGTCTCAATAATAACCAACACAATAAGGACCAACTATGGCGCGGTAGGTCTCAACGTTAGCAATAACATAGGGAACGTCTTCAGAATCTATGAGGGGTTCTCAACACTCATGACACTTCAAGGGGTCATACTTTCACTTCCAGTCTTCTTCATAGCATGGTATGTAGGTCTAACTGCCTCCAGCGTCTCATTCAATCTCCGCAGGCGTGAGATAGGCCTTTTACTCGCCAAAGGCTTCACAAATAGGCAACTCCTAAAAATATTCTTGATGGAAGCCATCATCGTCGGTATCATAGGAGCAGTTGCTGGACTATTTTTAGGCGAGATTTTATCGCCAATTTTCAGCATGAACCAGTTCATAGACCTCCTAATAATTGGTCCAGACACCGTATTACTCGTAGTTTTCTTCAGCGTGGCTATCGCTTTCCTAGCCGTCCTCCAGCCAGCCAAAAAAGCAGCCAACCTAAAACTTGTGGAGACTTTGCGTGAATATTTAAGTCTAGAGGAACCCAAGTCCCCCAGAAAGATCTGGATCTGGTTGGCTTTGTCGCTGGGAACATACAAGATAATAATGCTACTTTTGGGTTCAAGTTTAGATGATTTGCTATCTGCGGCCAGCGGCATATTAAGTATAGGGCGAGCGGGCTTCCTCATAAATCTACTATTAAGGATCATTAGATTCATCGACAGTTTATTACTTTACCTTGGACCTATACTCTTCTTTTGGGGGTTCACAAAAATATTTGTGGCGCAGTCACTAAAATTCCAGAAGCTTTTGGCAAGAGTATCCTCTCCGATAATCAAGGACCTCAGCCTGTTAGCCGAGAAAAACATACATAGGAATGCCGCTCGTATTGCGTCTGCAACCTTTCTCATGGCAATAATACTCGGCTACGCGGTCTCAACAGTAGGTCAAATCGAAACCCAGACGGACTATACCTCTAGACTCATCTACCAAACCATCGGCTCAGACATCAATATTATCCCAGACTCAATTGAGAATATCAGCTCTATTAGAAATGCTCTGCTAACTAACGTTCCAGGAATCGCAGCCGTCGCCGTTGAGTATAGAGGCTTCACTGGACAGACAGTGCTGGGAGCCGACTTCAGCTCAACCCAGCTCTCTGCAATAAACCCCGAAGAATGGCTTAAAGCCGCATACTATGAAGATGAGTGGTTTGTCGGAGGCCCAGCCGAGCAGATCTTTAAAGATCTCTCGAATGAAACCATCATACTCGAGGGAAGATTCTCCGACTATGTAAAAATCGGTGACATTGTCTCGATAACGATAGGCAACAGGGCATTCAACCTTAAAGTTATAGGCTTCTACGGTCCCAGCTCAGCAATCATCTCAAGCTTACCTCAAGCACAGCAGCTCAGGCTGAACCTAGTCCTACATTCTTATATAAGTGACTCTCTCTTTGCGCAGGTTAAGGGAAGCGTCTCATCCACTGCTCGCATACTCGTTAAGCTCCAGCCAGGTCAAGACGGCGAAACTATAGCCCAGAAGATCAATGAATTATCCGGTGTGGAGTGGGTCAACACGGCGGCTGAACAGATAAGATTGCGAGCTGAGAACGTTCTTCTAAGCGGGTCGCTAAATATTTCGAGACTCGGCGTCTTATTTGCAACGCTTGCAGCTTCAATCGCCATTACGCTCGTAACTTCTGTTACTCTACTTGAGAAACGTAAGGAGATTACTCTACTCATGGTTAAGGGTCTATCCGCCAAGCAGGTGATCTTGATGCTTATTGCTGAGAACCTAGGCGCCCTACTGGTTGCCAGTGCTATAGGCACTTTCGTAGGGTACTTGGTTCACAGAGGGAATGTAGCCTCAACTAGAACAGTGACGGGTCTCGTTGCTTCAAGAGTAGTTTTCTCAGCGAATGCCTTGGCAAGTTTAATCGGGATCTACGGATTACTCACAGCATCAGTAGCCATTCCCATCATCATAATGGTCAAGATAAGAGCGTCTAGGCTAATTTGGAGGACATAA
- a CDS encoding alkaline phosphatase family protein, whose product MSDCKLILVGIDSMILDLVQRFVAEGAMPNIKELMHYGSYGYALPSMPTFTPPNWTTIATGADPSVHGITKWVFNSKECKAKHLWTKAAEHGLRSVLLRYPCGWPSTHKNVIVISDGAPHDAIGVIEEAKAYTMGKIYRYSGGLHGTFETSQLNFSQAESWKNLPESELAPMETEIDLITSNEYTQIRWVGLVYADGSRSYNRLLICKTRDIRDSVCNLRPGEWSNHIIIDLERNGEKKKAVFRFKLVELDENLKGLSIFRTQIHSLEGFTDPPEIGEEICRSIGPFLDNPSRFCLAHKWFGTYFEELKWHLKWLVEAAAYLKKEIKWNLLFTQCQAPDYVQHECWAGIDPSAPGHNPEKATEYWNILRETYMLMDKYIGDLRDLSEDDTLFLVVSDHGHLPNKGVIFLADALIDRGLLILDREGNVDTARSIVRGFTHDGIILNTQKRFKDGILSDKESEEYVEEVIDLLLSIMDGDRHVITLAVKGSEAYVLGLDESSGDVIFAPRPGYHLVTRPSEKLQMQRTGYIGLPDPKYGIWGGAQSIHNGIPSARSHLGTNLAMFVISGPGIKRGYYCTRPIWLRDLAPTLSYLMGLGRLENANGALINEILETKC is encoded by the coding sequence ATGTCAGACTGTAAACTAATACTTGTCGGTATAGATTCGATGATCCTTGATCTTGTTCAGAGATTCGTAGCTGAAGGCGCAATGCCGAACATTAAGGAACTAATGCATTATGGATCTTACGGCTATGCTCTCCCATCCATGCCCACCTTTACCCCGCCAAACTGGACAACCATTGCGACGGGGGCGGATCCAAGCGTACATGGCATAACCAAATGGGTTTTCAACTCGAAAGAGTGTAAGGCTAAGCATCTGTGGACCAAAGCTGCTGAGCACGGTTTAAGATCAGTCCTTCTGAGGTATCCATGCGGCTGGCCTTCCACGCATAAAAATGTTATTGTCATCTCTGATGGGGCTCCACATGACGCGATTGGGGTTATCGAAGAGGCAAAAGCTTACACCATGGGGAAAATTTATAGATATTCTGGAGGGCTTCATGGAACCTTCGAAACATCTCAGCTAAACTTCTCACAGGCAGAGAGCTGGAAAAACCTTCCGGAATCGGAGCTTGCACCAATGGAGACGGAAATCGACCTAATCACATCCAATGAATACACCCAGATAAGATGGGTAGGCTTGGTATATGCTGATGGAAGCCGATCCTACAATAGGCTTCTCATATGTAAAACAAGAGACATCCGCGATAGTGTATGCAACCTGAGACCAGGAGAATGGAGTAACCATATTATCATTGACCTAGAGAGGAACGGAGAAAAGAAGAAAGCGGTCTTTAGGTTTAAGCTCGTGGAATTAGACGAGAACCTAAAAGGACTCTCAATATTTAGAACGCAGATACATTCATTGGAAGGCTTCACTGACCCGCCAGAGATAGGTGAAGAGATTTGCAGAAGCATCGGACCGTTCCTTGACAATCCATCCAGATTTTGCCTAGCACATAAATGGTTCGGCACATACTTCGAGGAACTGAAATGGCATTTGAAATGGCTTGTAGAAGCCGCAGCATATCTGAAGAAGGAGATAAAATGGAACCTCCTATTCACTCAATGCCAAGCCCCAGACTACGTTCAACATGAGTGTTGGGCTGGAATAGATCCCTCAGCCCCAGGCCATAATCCTGAGAAGGCGACGGAATATTGGAATATTCTGAGAGAAACCTACATGCTAATGGATAAATATATTGGGGATCTGAGAGATCTCTCTGAGGATGATACACTCTTCCTAGTAGTATCAGACCATGGTCATCTGCCCAACAAGGGAGTAATCTTTCTAGCAGACGCCCTGATCGATCGAGGTTTACTTATTTTGGATAGAGAAGGCAATGTGGACACGGCAAGATCGATCGTAAGGGGCTTCACTCATGATGGAATAATTCTAAACACTCAGAAAAGGTTTAAGGACGGTATTTTGAGTGATAAAGAGTCAGAGGAGTATGTTGAAGAGGTAATTGATCTACTATTATCCATTATGGACGGAGATCGACATGTCATTACCCTAGCCGTCAAGGGGTCAGAGGCCTATGTGTTAGGCTTAGACGAAAGTTCAGGCGACGTCATCTTCGCGCCAAGACCTGGCTACCACTTAGTGACAAGGCCTTCCGAAAAACTACAAATGCAAAGGACGGGATATATCGGATTACCAGACCCAAAATATGGGATTTGGGGAGGGGCCCAAAGCATTCATAACGGAATCCCCTCCGCACGCAGCCATCTCGGAACAAACCTAGCTATGTTCGTTATCAGCGGACCTGGAATAAAAAGGGGATATTATTGCACAAGGCCAATCTGGCTAAGAGACTTGGCCCCAACACTATCCTATCTAATGGGTTTGGGCAGGCTGGAGAATGCAAACGGTGCATTGATAAATGAGATTCTGGAAACAAAATGCTGA
- a CDS encoding 50S ribosomal protein L22, producing MPKWGYSVADLDTETIAKASGRELRVSVKLAREVCTAIKGMKLEEAKEFLRQVQEKKKAVPFRSSRKKLPHRRGLEKIASGRYPVNAAKNILRILESAESNALYKGLDTEQLRVIHAAAYPGMKIKRYMPRAMGRATPRFETLCHIEIVLGSQGGKS from the coding sequence GTGCCAAAATGGGGATATTCAGTAGCTGACTTAGATACGGAGACAATAGCTAAGGCGAGCGGTAGAGAGCTGAGAGTATCGGTCAAGTTGGCGAGAGAGGTCTGCACAGCAATTAAAGGCATGAAGCTCGAGGAGGCGAAAGAGTTCCTTAGACAGGTTCAAGAGAAGAAGAAGGCCGTCCCATTCCGTAGCAGCCGAAAAAAGCTTCCCCATAGGCGAGGCTTGGAAAAGATTGCTTCAGGAAGGTATCCGGTTAACGCTGCGAAGAACATCTTAAGAATTTTGGAGAGCGCAGAATCCAATGCACTTTATAAGGGATTAGATACCGAGCAGTTAAGAGTTATTCACGCAGCAGCCTATCCCGGAATGAAAATAAAGAGGTATATGCCAAGGGCAATGGGAAGAGCTACCCCTCGTTTTGAAACTCTATGTCATATCGAGATAGTCTTGGGAAGCCAGGGAGGAAAAAGTTAA
- a CDS encoding 30S ribosomal protein S3, translated as MSTVKHFIIESVKKTDLDEFLWREFERAGYGGVDVTKTPLGTNVVIYAIRPGIIIGRGGLTIKNLAQVLEEKFGLPNPQISVAEIEVPELNAHVMASRIAAALKRGVHFRRAGFWALNQIMEAGALGAEIVISGKLRTERARSEKFRAGYMPKSGDPALKYVRRAVVHVQLKPGIFGIKVSIMPSGVEFPDKVELIEIISEGASEVLESSKPQIDEESGDASESEEVGEAGE; from the coding sequence TTGTCCACAGTTAAACACTTCATTATCGAATCAGTTAAGAAAACAGATCTAGATGAGTTCTTATGGAGAGAGTTCGAGAGAGCGGGTTACGGTGGTGTAGATGTTACCAAAACCCCGCTTGGAACAAACGTAGTCATCTACGCCATTAGGCCAGGCATCATAATTGGACGCGGCGGCTTAACCATAAAGAATCTAGCTCAGGTTTTGGAGGAAAAATTCGGTTTACCTAATCCACAGATTTCTGTCGCCGAAATCGAGGTTCCGGAACTGAACGCCCATGTAATGGCCTCAAGGATAGCGGCTGCATTAAAGAGAGGAGTACATTTTCGGAGAGCCGGCTTCTGGGCATTAAACCAGATAATGGAGGCTGGCGCATTAGGCGCTGAGATAGTCATAAGTGGAAAACTTCGAACTGAACGCGCCAGAAGCGAAAAGTTTAGAGCTGGGTACATGCCTAAAAGCGGAGATCCCGCCCTAAAATACGTGAGAAGGGCTGTCGTACACGTTCAATTGAAGCCTGGAATTTTTGGAATAAAAGTCTCGATTATGCCTTCAGGAGTAGAATTTCCAGATAAGGTGGAACTAATTGAGATTATCTCTGAGGGCGCCTCAGAGGTACTAGAATCTTCTAAACCACAAATAGATGAAGAATCAGGGGATGCGAGTGAGAGTGAAGAGGTTGGGGAGGCGGGCGAATAA
- the rpmC gene encoding 50S ribosomal protein L29 encodes MAILRMKDIRDMTQNDRIQKLSELRAELLRLKTMAKSGGAIENSGRIREIKRTIARILTVLQEERMGVKTR; translated from the coding sequence ATGGCGATCTTGAGGATGAAAGATATTAGAGATATGACGCAGAATGACAGGATCCAGAAACTGAGCGAGCTTCGCGCTGAACTTTTAAGATTAAAGACGATGGCTAAGTCCGGCGGGGCTATCGAGAACAGCGGCAGAATTAGAGAGATCAAGCGTACAATCGCCCGGATACTCACAGTTCTTCAAGAAGAAAGAATGGGAGTAAAAACAAGATGA
- a CDS encoding ribonuclease P protein subunit: MRIDASILQREFIGLEAKVVRSANPSKVGIKGRITNETKKTFTLLHNGREKMIVKETSTFHVKFPDGTVIEIDGKVLIGRPEDRVKRVVRRRW, from the coding sequence ATGAGGATCGATGCTTCCATACTCCAACGTGAGTTCATAGGATTGGAGGCAAAAGTCGTTAGAAGCGCAAATCCAAGCAAAGTCGGAATTAAAGGGAGAATAACCAACGAGACAAAAAAAACTTTCACTCTTCTACATAATGGAAGAGAGAAGATGATAGTAAAGGAGACATCGACTTTCCACGTGAAGTTTCCAGATGGAACAGTAATTGAAATAGACGGAAAAGTTCTTATTGGGCGGCCGGAAGACAGGGTCAAAAGAGTCGTTAGGAGGCGTTGGTGA
- a CDS encoding 30S ribosomal protein S17, which translates to MTLDTVKRPEKECEDPNCPFHGTLKVRGRVIEGVVASAKMEKTVIVRRDYLKYVPKYKRYERRHSHIPAHNPPCINAAENQKVKIAECRPISKTVSFVVIEKVEA; encoded by the coding sequence ATGACGCTAGACACTGTCAAGAGACCTGAGAAGGAATGCGAAGACCCAAACTGTCCATTTCATGGGACACTGAAGGTGAGAGGAAGAGTTATTGAGGGTGTAGTTGCCAGCGCCAAGATGGAAAAAACGGTGATAGTCAGACGAGATTACCTAAAATATGTTCCAAAATACAAGCGGTATGAGAGGCGGCACAGCCACATACCCGCCCACAACCCGCCATGCATCAATGCCGCGGAGAACCAGAAAGTGAAGATTGCTGAATGCAGACCAATCAGCAAAACAGTATCCTTCGTTGTAATCGAGAAGGTGGAGGCATAG